In the genome of Calothrix sp. PCC 6303, the window TTGTGATGTGATTGCAATCTGCCTCATCAATTGACTCACGGCTTGGGAAGTTTCTACTTGTGAAGCAGTTGTATTTGATATTAACTGTACCAATGCATCAATTTGTCCAGATATTTCTAATATCTGTCCCAAACTTAATTTGGCATCTTCCACAATTCTTGTACCTTCTACTACTTGGGTAGTTCCCATTTCCATTGCCTGAACAACTTCTGTTGTTTCTCGCTGGATATTTTCGACTATTTGCTCAATTTCTTTGGTTGCTGAAGCTGAACGTGCAGCTAATTCACCAACTTCTTCAGCGACAATCGCAAAACCTTGCCCTTCCTCTCCAGCGCGTGCTGCTTCAATTCCAGCATTAATGGCAAGAAGATTGGTTTGCATGGAAATTTGATTAATTAGCGCCACCACATGGGAAATTTGTTGTGTAGATTCACCCAATCGTTTAACTTTCTTGGCTGTTTCACCAACAGTTTCCCGCAAATTTAAAATGTTTTGTACCGTCAAATCCATGGCATGTCCACTCTTATTAGCTGTGGTGCGAGCAGCATTAGCCACTTCCGCTGCTTGCTGGGCATTCTCAGCTACATTTTTCATGGAAATGGTCATATTATCAACTGCATCCAGAGTATGGTTGATTTCAGCGGCTTGATTGAGTGCTTCCTCTGCCAAATGGTTGATTTCTCCAGAATTACTACTAATTGCAGAGTTAACTTTGGTGGCTGTTTCCTTAACTTGGGTGACAATATCCCGTAGACTTTCAACTATGGAATTGAAAAAGTCTGCGACTGTACCAATTTCCCCGGCTGTAACGTCAGCACGAACAGTCAAATCACCGCTAGCTGCACCTTCTACTTCAGTCAGCAGTTCTAAAAGCTGGGTTTGCAGGGCTTCTTTTTGATATCGTTCATCTTTGGTGGATAACTCGGCAACTTGCCGACCTTGATCTAATTCCTCCATCAATTGTGCCTGTTCTAAGGCATAACCGATTTGAATTGCTAGCTGTTGGAATAACTCAATTTCATTTTTTTGCCATATGCGGGGACTATCACAATGATGGGCAATCAGTAATCCAACCAAGTTTTCTTGCCTGACAATCGGGGCAATCAAATTAGCTTTGACCTCAAATTTCTCCAGCATTTTGATGTAGCAATTAGCATTTGCTAAGTTAGGGTCATCATAGATATTGTTGATGACGCGAATCCGACCATTTTTGTAGGTCTCTAAATGTTTTTCTCGAAAACATGGGTCATAGATTTCAACTCCTGTCATTTTAGGAAAGCTTGCAGTTAGAGATTCCGCAACTACAGTTCCTTCCCAAGTTTCCTGATTAAATTTGTATATTACAACTCGGTCAGTTTGCAAAGCTTGGCGAATTTCTCTAACTCCAGTGTTAAATATCTCGTCGCTTTTGAGGGTACGACGAATTCGCAGGGTAATTTCTGCTAAATATTTAGCTCGTTCAACATCTAGTTCTTGTTTTCGCAGCAGTGTTTGTAGCTCTTCTGCCATATTATTGATATTTGTGCCCAGAGTACCCAATTCGTCTTGGCGATTGACTTCCAAACGGTTGCTGAAGTCTCCTTTCCCAAGTCCAGCAACTATGTTTGTGGCATTCAAAATTGGTTGAGTTGCCCGTTTAGCAAGAATATAGGCAATGCCAGCAGCAGCTAGGGCTGCAACTATGGTACCTAAGGCTGTGAGCCAAAATAGTTGTGTTTTTGGGGCTAATGCTGTTGCTTTGTCAACGGCAAAGATTACCTGCCACTTTAAATCTAGATCAGTCAAGCCCTCAATTTTTCTGGAAGTAAAGCTGACTAATTTTTCTTGGTTGTCAGGTTTAGTTGTGGTAATAAATGTACCTTCCGACTTTGATGCTTGCTGCTGGCTCAAGCCGGGAAAATCAGTTTTAGCTTCGTGCCCAACATTTTCTTGATTACTTGCGAGGAAAAATTTTCCTGTGCTATCACTGATGTAAAATTCTCCGTAGTTTGCCGAATAGGCTTTGACAACATTTTCTAAAGATTTAATTGGGATGCGTGCCCTGACAATATAAATCGTTTCATTTGTAGCTACATCTTTAACGGGGGCTAACGCGTATATACTTAATTTTTTGGATGATTTTGAGGCTTCTGGTTGGGTGATTAATGGGCGATCGATTTGTTTTGCAGTTTGAAAGTATTTGCGATCGCTAAAACTGCCAATCGCTTCTTCTCCTTTCGATTGAGCAACCACTTGACCATCTAGACCAAGAATGGTGACACTATCGTAAATCTGATTACTACCATCAATTAGTTGATCGAGAATCTGGACTTTTTGCTGTGGAGTGGAAGTTTCTCGAAAACTTTTATCAGTTAAAATTGCAGAACTGGCAAGAATTTTAATGTCTTTATAGCGTTCTTTCATGAACTGATTGATTTGATCCCCTAACCCGGAAGCCTCAATCTGCTGCACCTGAAAAATCTTGTTTTTAATGGACTCGCTAATTAATAAATTTGATACTGTTCCTAATGCCAGTACCGGAAAAGTCCCGATGGCGATCGCAATGACTGTAGCTTTTGTGCGTAGGCTCAATTCTTGAAATCTCGATAAAATCGGATTCATGGGAGGATTATAGGGTTGTGGAGTAATGGATTGATCCGAAGATAAGATAATGCTATTTTTGTTATCTATTTTGTTAATTCCAGCAATCACCTCTGGTGTAGATGCTGATCTGCTTTGAATATCCCGACTTTTAGCCGCGTCTGTTTTATGAGACATAACTCACCTATGGAAATAAGATCGATGGGAACATTGGGAATAATTACTCAATTCGGAAAATCACGAAACTCTAGCTTTAAATTAAGTTCGTAGTTCCGAAGAATGGACAATTGCCTGTGCGTCTAATACCAAAATTGTTTCTGTCTCTTTAGCAACGCATCCTCGCAAGTAAGGCACTAAACTAGATGCCACCTGTCCAATGGGTGAATGGATCTCATCAACCAAAAATTTAGTTGTGCCGATGATTTCATCGACAATTAAACCGAAAATTAATGCATCCACACGAATTACAATCACATTGTATTGACGCGATCGCATTTCTACTGACTCCAAGTTCAGCATCCTTGGTAAGTCAATTGTCCAAAGTATTCGACTTCGCCAATTCATCAACCCCAAAATACAAGGTGCCATTCCCGGCATTGAAGTTACCGACTCAACTGGTACCACAACTGCTTCTTGGGTATGACGCATTGCCACAACGGCAGTTGTTTGACGGTTTAGATGAAATTTCAGATAACCATCTACTAAGTTATTTGATTCTGCTTTTGGCGTAATTGTGATTTTGGAACTGTCCATAAGGTTGAAATTACTTTTTAGATTGCTTTAAACTGCCACTGATTTAATTACACCTAAAAGTTGATCACGAGTATAGGGTTTGGTGACATAAGCATCAGCCCCCTGACGTATTGCCCACAATCGATCAATTTCTTGGTTTTTGGAACTGCAAACTACAATTGGCACTTTTTGAGTTTGAGGATTTCGTTTGAGCGCTCTACATAGCTCAAAACCACTCATCCCCGGCATCACCACATCTGTAACAACGGCATCTAGTTTCTGTTCTTCGGCTTTAATTAAGGCTTCTCTCCCATCGACGGCTTTAATGACGTTATATCCACTTTCGTGTAAATAGTGACTCATTAGCTCCAACTCACTAGGAGAATCTTCAACAATTAAAATAGTGCCGAGTAGGATCAAGCTCACGATCAAATCTCCTTACTAAATTACGGGTTTTGAGAAAATCTCAACACACATCAAAAAACTGACAACACTCTTTTTCAACCTCTATGTTGAGTAAGTTTGAATATTTTAATGGATGTGTTTGTAAACAATTTTTAATAATTCTTCTTGTGTGAAAGGTTTGGTGAGATAACCTGATGATCTGACCATCTTGGCTTTAGCCCGATCGATGAAGCCTGTTCTACCCGTTACCATGACAATGGGAATATCTTTGAATGCAGAATGTCTCCTCAATAGTGAGCATAGTTCGTAACCGTCCAAGTTTGGCATTTCTACATCCATCAAAACCAAATCGGGTTTGCTTCTGAGAATTTGCATCAAAGCTTTAACTGGATCGTTAATCATCACAACTGAAAAGTTTTCGTCATCCAAAAATAGTTTGATTGAGTTCAAAACTGTGGGACTATCGTCGATGCAGGCAACTGTATAAGTCTTGCTGGATTTCTTGTCTCCTTGATTTATTGGTGTTTGTCTCAAATCTTCTGTTGCTGGTTGCGAAGGTGCAGTTTCTTCAACTTCTGATAACTCTTCCACTTCACCTCTGGTGGGAGGTTTGCTTTGGTAAGCTTCGGTTATGGATGCACCGGGGGTGTCCTCAGTAGGGGAAAATTGATTATTTTGCCGGTTTCGCAGTTGACTTTGGCAATGTTCCACCAAAGAGCGCAAATCTAAATGGCAAAATTTTGGATATTCATCCAAACAAGTCTCACGATTCAGTTCATAACTACCCTCTTTTAAAGCCAAAAAAGATTCTAATACCTCTTTTGCCATTTCCTCGATTAGAAAAGCAGCTTGTTCTGATGTTAGATAACCCCGGTTTACTAACCAGCAAATTGCCTGATAATCTACTTGTGCGATCGCGCTATTGTCCTGCTTACCTTCAAACAGTAGCCGCATTTGCATTCGCGTTGCACTATTGAGCGCCGGATTTTGCCGACTCAAGTTTTCCAGATGACCATCTAACCAATTAAATAGCTGGTCGGAATAGGATGCGTAAGTTAGTTTACCTTCATCTAGGTAAAGTGACCATGAAATCGCTCCGGTCATCACTCGTAGGCAACCTGTAGCCCGCCGACTTGTTAATTGTGCTAGAAGTGACAATGGGTGAAGCTTTGGAAAAAACTTGTAGCCACCTAGAGATGTTGTGCTCATATTATCTTTACCTAAACCCACTTTAATAGGTATAAATGAAATCATTATCGGGCTTTGCCCTAATCGCATCAAAAAAATAATTTTCAGATACTAGTATACTAAATCACAAAAAATATGCTTCTGTATAGGTAATAGAATGCAATAATAACAAAGGTTTGATGAAGATAATCAAAGTTATGTTAGTTCAGTAATTGCAGTTAATATACTTGATTATACTGATATTCACACTTGTAACTAAACTAATTATAAAAACTCTACAAACCTTATAGTATAACGATAGTCTTTAACTAAGTTGGATCTAAAGATTTGAAGGATGAAACTTTTTACTAAAAACAATTTTACCTGAAACCATACTAGTACTAGCACATGGATTGAAGCCTAGCAATAATGGGAAACTATAACGGTATTAATACGTATATTTTGTCTATTATGTATATTCAATGATGGTATTTGAGATATGATTCGGTATTTCGATTAAGCAGTATTTTGTGTAAAAAAGCATAACTAGAGGAATATCTACACGTAATTTTAATTGAATTTTCTTTAAAGATAAAGTTATGAGTTATACAAAGATTTATCAAAGCTTCTCTAAATAGTTTAAGTTCAATTTAATTTCCGTTTTTTCAGGGGTCAAATTTTGACGCAAAAAAACGACAGTACTACTTAATTAAAGTGGTACTGCCGTCCAAAAACTCTAAGTTTTTAGTAGTGCGGATGAAAGGACTTGAACCTTCACGCCTCTCAGCACTAGAGCCTAAATCTAGCGCGTCTGCCATTCCGCCACATCCGCATCAGTTAACAACAATAACACAAATAAATTTTTGTGTCAATTAAAAAATAACTGATGCAAGTTAAAACAATTCCATCAACAAAAACCCTGTAGAGAAGGGATATATCGCCCTATCGACGAGATACTTTTAAATTGAGTCGGGGTAAACGATGTTTAAAAGAGCAGAGAATTTCCCAGGAAATTGTATTTAATTGATTTGCCCAGTCATCGGCTGTGATTTTTTGATCCTGTTCTTGTCCCAATATAGTCACCACCTCACCTTCTTGTAGATCACGAATACTAGTAACATCTAGCATCAGCTGATCCATTGTGATGGTACCAATTTGGTTAATTCGTTGACCACGAATCAATACTTGCATCTGATTGGAAAGATTGCGGGGTATGCCGTCAGCATAGCCAATACCCACCACTGCGATCCGCATTTCCCGGTCAGCTATATAATGATGTCCGTAACTTACTCCTGTACCGGGCGTGATGCTTTTGATTTGGGTTATACGTGCTTTAACTTGCAGTACAGGTTTAAGATTGATTTTAGAACGAAGGTGCGGGGCTGGATAAAGTCCATAGGCTGCTAATCCCACCCGAACTAAATCATAATGAAAGGCTGAGTTGGTAATCGTAGCCGCAGAATTAGCTAGGTGCAGACAGGGTATATCAATTCCTCGATCTTTTATTCGAGCGATCGCATCTTCAAA includes:
- a CDS encoding methyl-accepting chemotaxis protein, translated to MSHKTDAAKSRDIQSRSASTPEVIAGINKIDNKNSIILSSDQSITPQPYNPPMNPILSRFQELSLRTKATVIAIAIGTFPVLALGTVSNLLISESIKNKIFQVQQIEASGLGDQINQFMKERYKDIKILASSAILTDKSFRETSTPQQKVQILDQLIDGSNQIYDSVTILGLDGQVVAQSKGEEAIGSFSDRKYFQTAKQIDRPLITQPEASKSSKKLSIYALAPVKDVATNETIYIVRARIPIKSLENVVKAYSANYGEFYISDSTGKFFLASNQENVGHEAKTDFPGLSQQQASKSEGTFITTTKPDNQEKLVSFTSRKIEGLTDLDLKWQVIFAVDKATALAPKTQLFWLTALGTIVAALAAAGIAYILAKRATQPILNATNIVAGLGKGDFSNRLEVNRQDELGTLGTNINNMAEELQTLLRKQELDVERAKYLAEITLRIRRTLKSDEIFNTGVREIRQALQTDRVVIYKFNQETWEGTVVAESLTASFPKMTGVEIYDPCFREKHLETYKNGRIRVINNIYDDPNLANANCYIKMLEKFEVKANLIAPIVRQENLVGLLIAHHCDSPRIWQKNEIELFQQLAIQIGYALEQAQLMEELDQGRQVAELSTKDERYQKEALQTQLLELLTEVEGAASGDLTVRADVTAGEIGTVADFFNSIVESLRDIVTQVKETATKVNSAISSNSGEINHLAEEALNQAAEINHTLDAVDNMTISMKNVAENAQQAAEVANAARTTANKSGHAMDLTVQNILNLRETVGETAKKVKRLGESTQQISHVVALINQISMQTNLLAINAGIEAARAGEEGQGFAIVAEEVGELAARSASATKEIEQIVENIQRETTEVVQAMEMGTTQVVEGTRIVEDAKLSLGQILEISGQIDALVQLISNTTASQVETSQAVSQLMRQIAITSQRTSDSSRQVSRSLQQTVEISQQLQTTVGTFKVN
- a CDS encoding chemotaxis protein CheW, with product MDSSKITITPKAESNNLVDGYLKFHLNRQTTAVVAMRHTQEAVVVPVESVTSMPGMAPCILGLMNWRSRILWTIDLPRMLNLESVEMRSRQYNVIVIRVDALIFGLIVDEIIGTTKFLVDEIHSPIGQVASSLVPYLRGCVAKETETILVLDAQAIVHSSELRT
- a CDS encoding response regulator; the encoded protein is MSLILLGTILIVEDSPSELELMSHYLHESGYNVIKAVDGREALIKAEEQKLDAVVTDVVMPGMSGFELCRALKRNPQTQKVPIVVCSSKNQEIDRLWAIRQGADAYVTKPYTRDQLLGVIKSVAV
- a CDS encoding response regulator, which codes for MSTTSLGGYKFFPKLHPLSLLAQLTSRRATGCLRVMTGAISWSLYLDEGKLTYASYSDQLFNWLDGHLENLSRQNPALNSATRMQMRLLFEGKQDNSAIAQVDYQAICWLVNRGYLTSEQAAFLIEEMAKEVLESFLALKEGSYELNRETCLDEYPKFCHLDLRSLVEHCQSQLRNRQNNQFSPTEDTPGASITEAYQSKPPTRGEVEELSEVEETAPSQPATEDLRQTPINQGDKKSSKTYTVACIDDSPTVLNSIKLFLDDENFSVVMINDPVKALMQILRSKPDLVLMDVEMPNLDGYELCSLLRRHSAFKDIPIVMVTGRTGFIDRAKAKMVRSSGYLTKPFTQEELLKIVYKHIH